The Electrophorus electricus isolate fEleEle1 chromosome 8, fEleEle1.pri, whole genome shotgun sequence genome contains the following window.
AATACTTCAGGCTACACAAACATGgtcaatgtttctttttgtttaccTTAACTAATTCATAGTAACTTCCACTAGTGAAAACAGAGACATCTCTAAAGAAAGAGTGCCCTTCATTTTCCTTCAGGAATTTGAGTAAATCCTTGATGAGATTATTGACCAACATCACGGCAGGCTTGCGCTCAATCTGGCGCAGGCGCAGATCCCGGCCACGCTGCCTGATCAGCCGGTCAAGCTGGGCAGAGATGGACAAAGCTTCCCCTGCCCTCTGCTGTGCTCTAGGGCAGCCTTCAAAAAGAAATGACTGACCAGTATTGCAGTAGAAAAATTAATCTTAATCAAcaatataattgttttttgtcCTCATGTTCATTTTGGTTAAGGAGGTTACTGTTGTAGTTCCAACAGGTCATGTCTGAAGTATTAAATTGTTccttaataatttaaaaatgcaaagggGTGGGTTTTGTGAATAAAAGCTCATAACATCTTATTAAATAGGCATATACCAAACTTTAAAAACGTCTTCATGCAGGTTTGACATCAAAAACAATACAACTATGAGTTACACTTTgggcattaaaaaaattaagagacagacagacatctcTGCTTTGCCATCACCTCCCCTTTACCTGTCTGTCGCTTCCTCCATTTTGTGTAAGGCAGAGGATTCATGCCAACGATTTCATGTAGCAAAGGTGAGTCTGGCACTTCTTTGTTGACACAGCTTGATTTCTTCAAAGGCATGTGTTGGGCCATCTCAAACACGAACTCAAATGCCTTAACTTTATCCAACTGCATATATTAGGAAAGGAACCCATCAGTTAGGCTATCAAAAGTTAAAATCTCAGAAATACAGAATTAAGTAATATGATCACACTTACTTGGGCTTCAGATCTGAAGAATGTCTCTTGTCTGTGTATGACAGCAATTGTATTGTGGAGTTCCACTCTGCTACGTGATCTTACTTTcattataatgaaaatgaaGCTGCTCACTCCCTTTACCGGTTCTTCCTGGATTACACAACACTTCCAAAGAAGGAGGAGCACCCTATATGTGCCTTTTAAAAACCAGGAGTGCTACATTAGGAGCCTTAATcttaatataacatatttaggttaataattcaaaatgatatatacaaaataatcaACAAAATGTAGTtacaatttttttgtttacattagaGGAATCAAAAGTTACAGATGCTTACTTGTAAGATCTCAAGTCAGCTCTTAAAAATCTAAAGcttaaaatgtgtttacttCAAGACATTTACTAAAATGTGCGGTTTGTAATGGAACAGACACAATCAGTGGTGTtttgaaatgaacagaaatacTCTTGGCATCATTTGTAATTAATCatcatatttttattgtttttcatcaTTTCCCCCCAAGATGCTTAGAAAAAGATATTTTCCTCCTTTCCTGCGGAAGCTTTTACGATGGGTTTTTATAAGCATTAACCAGTCCTTCAAGAGTGAGTTCAGGGTTAGGTACATGGCAGGAGGGGTTGGCATGAGCATGACTTTTGGTTTGTCTGTTAGGGGGGTTCATTTGGTTTTGGCAGCCTTCTGAGCAGACTTGGTCACTTTGCCACCAGTGGAAGCTTTCTTGTCAACAGCCTTAATGACGCCAACAGCTACTGTCTGTCTCATGTCACGCACAGCAAAACGACCTGAACCAAACATGCAAAATGGCAGTTAAAGGCTTTAAAATGGTAACACACGGCAGCATATTGAATTTTAAACACTAGAGTACAGCAACCTTAATTCAAATTACTATGCTTACCCAGTGGTGGGTACTGTGAGaacatctccacacacatggGCTTCCCTGGAACCATGAGGACAATGGCAGCATCCCCAGACTTGAGGTTCTTGGGGTTATCCTCAAGCTTCTTGCCAGAACGACGGTCGATCTTCTCCTTGAGCTCAGAAAACTTGCAGGCAATATGAGCAGTATGACAGTCCAGCACAGGAGCATAGCCCTGAGAGATCTGACCAGGGTGGTTCAGGATGATGACCTGGAAGAGGAAGTTGAAGATTTTTCACAATCAACTGTCACTAAATAGCCACTATTAAGAATTTCTGTAAATTCTTATTTTGAAAAGAGTAAAGTAATAGCAGCTAAAAGGCTTATATTTTAGAGGTACTTATATGTTACTGTATCTAACCTGAGCTGTGAAATTATCAGCCTGCTGGGGAGGGTCATTTTTACTGTCTCCAGCCACGTTGCCACGGCGGATTTCTTTAACTGATACGTTCTTAACATTGAAGCCAACGTTGTCACCAGGCACAGCCTCAGCAAGAGACTCGTGATGCATCTCAACAGATTTGACCTCAGTGGTCACATTGACAGGAGCAAAGGTCACGACCATGCCAGGCTTAAGGACACCAGTCTCCACTCGACCCACAGGTACAGTTCCAATGCCtaagaaagaaacaagaaaacaacTGTTTATTGCTTGATTTCAGCAGTTCAGAGTATTGAAATAATACGTTCAATGCATTCAAACTAGGGTATGAGAGGAATGAACACAATGGACATTTTACCTCCAATCTTGTAGACGTCCTGCAAGGGCAGGCGAAGTGGCTTGTCGGTGGGGCGGGAGGGGGGCAGGATAGAGTCAAGGGCCTCCAAAAGTGTGGTGCCACTGGCAGCCCCTTCTTTACGCTCAATCTTCCACCCCTTGAACCAGGTCATCTACAAAGTGCAAAGTCAACCAGCCCTAAACAAGCAATAGTTTTATATCCGGCCATTCTCTGACCAGAATGTTTTGGAAAGCAATTTGTTCTTGACCAATTAAAGTGGCCAATGACATGATATTTTCCTGTTTTGAATAGCATTCTTTTATGATTAGTCACAGAGAAAAAATCCTATCTGTTTTATTGCTATATAGAGAGTGAGGGGGTAACATTAACTATCAAAGATGTAATTTAGCTTTGAAAAACCAGGTTGGCTTTAAAAGTTCACTCCTTACGTTTGAGCTGGGCTCCAACATATTGTCTCCATGCCATCCCGAAATTGGGACAAACACCACACCTGCTGGGTTGTAGCCAATCTTCTTGATATAAGCACTGACTTCCTTGGTGATCTCCTCAAAGCGAGCCTGGCTGTAAGGGGGTTCAGTGGAATCCATCTTGTTGACTCCAACAATTAGCTGCTTCACTCCCAGGGTGAAAGCCAGGAGGGCGTGCTCACGGGTCTGTCCATTCTTGGAAATACCAGCCTCAAATTCACCCACACCAGCAGCAACAATCAGGACAGCACAGTCAGCctattagaaaataaataaataaataaataatgggaAGTTAAATATATGACTTTACCTGTTATCAAGAAAGTGTGGGAGAAACTACAGAAAATTGTTTTAAGTTTCAACAGAATTGACAATAAACACATATACCTGTGAAGTACCAGTGATCATGTTCTTGATGAAGTCTCTGTGTCCAGGGGCATCAATGATGGTGATGTAGTATTTGCTGGTCTCAAATTTCCAGAGAGAGATGTCAATGGTGATGCCACGCTCACGCTCAGCCTTCAGTTTGTCCAGCACCCAGGCATATTTGAAGGAGCCCTTGCCCATCTTTTTGTTTTAGAGAAAGTTATGCAACACATCAGATGAAGCAATGAAATACCCCctcaaaaaatacaaacacacacagcgttTCACATCAGTCCAGCTCtttacaaattttaaatatttaacgaGCTGTTTTAACTCCAATCGTGTAGACGTGAGTTTTCCATGATATACATGAGTGCATTTGAGACCTCAGTAAGGACAACTGAACACTAGGTGTCGCTCACCACGCGCAACCCCAAAAAAAGACAAGCGGCAtgcttttcacattttatttatagcaaGACAGATTTTGTCTACGCAACCATACCTCAGCTGCTTCTTTCTCAAATTTCTCAATGGTTCTCTTGTCGATACCTCCACATTTGTAGATTAGATGCCCTGTGGTCGTGGACTTGCCGGAGTCGACATGGCCAATAACCACTATGTTGATATGTATTTTTTCCTTACCCATGGTTGCAATTTACTGTGAAGAAACAATAACATTGTTGCGTAAGCTCTTAAGTCACGATggcattaaaatattacaaatgtttgagaGGAGTTGACTTTTGTGAACACGGCCTGGGACAAGTGCGCGTTTAAGTGCGTGCCACAAGGCGcccccccctccctcactctTACTTCATACCCTCCATGTTAAGACACGAGCTGCACACCGGCCATGTTGTTTCAGCAGTGCCACCAACTTCAGCTCGTTACGTAGTCTCAAAAGACAAGTGGGCGGTATCGCTTTAACTAAAACCCAAGTTGATTAACCTTCAATGCTGGGAATACGCAGCCACTAGTTTCAGTATTCCCCCGTCCATACAGCAATACCTTGCGAttaaaacaacccccccccccacccaaaaaaaaaaatatatatctgttCATATTACATGTAAAAACCACGCACAAGACTTAAGTATTCATTGCAGGCCTTTACAACTTACCAGCTCTACAAACACCGCTCGAAGACCCCCCAAGCTAGACgtagaaaaaaaaggaacgAGTCACACAACTCGCCCATATTTATACCGGCTCGGTTGAGGGGCGGGAGAGCATTACACGGGGATCGTGATACCCACGAAATCGGGGATACCATTGGTAGCTTTGTGAACACTGGTTCGTGATTGGATAGAGAAGCCATTGTTCAGAGAACAAGACCTCGCAGCATATGAGAGCAGCGACACGTGCCCAACAGCTGCATGCTCGAGTTACATCAAGCTGAACACTTTCCAGGTATGCCTATATACAAGCAGACAAATTGCAAATTTTTTAATACCTTTATTAGTTACTCAGCAGCTTCCTTCCAATTCAACTGTGGCAACAGGCAGTTCTAAACCATTAAACTCAAATTAACAACTGAAAGAGGCACTCAGTCAATCAATATTGAAACCACAAGTTATCCATATTGGATTCCTTTCCTGCGAAAATTTTTCCGATGGGTTTTAATCAGCATCAGCCAGTCCTTGAGTAGAGTGCCCAGGTTTAGAGAAATTCCAGGAGATGGGGCACAACACCCCAAAACCTTTGGAACAGCTGGAATGAGGAGAATTCACTTGGCCTTGGCAGCCTTCTGTGCAGACTTTGTGACCTTGCCAGCACCAGCAGCCTTCTTCTCAACACTCTTGATGACTCCAACAGCAACGGTCTGCCTCATGTCACGCACAGCAAAACGCCCTGAAGACAGTGACACCATTAGCCACACAAACTACTACAGTAGAGCAGATACACAATTTCTTAGACAAGCTGGCATTCAAGGCATTGTACACAATAGGCACTCACCAAGAGGAGGGTAAGTTGAGAAGCTCTCCACACACATGGGTTTGCCAGGGATCATTTCAACAATGGCAGCATCCCCAGACTTGAGGTTCTTGGGGTTATCCTCAAGCTTCTTGCCAGAACGACGGTCGATCTTCTCCTTGAGCTCAGCAAACTTGCAGGCAATATGGGCAGTGTGGCAGTCCAGCACAGGAGCATAGCCCTGAGAGATCTGACCAGGGTGGTTTAGGATGATGACCTGCAGAACAGATCCAACAGTAGTTAGTTCTCACTTCCAGAGCTAGTGATCAGAGATGAGTGCAAATTTCTGTAGATTTGTATTTTGAAAATAGTAAAGCTGTAACAGCTAAAAAGGCTCATGTTACTGTATCCAACCTGAGCAATGAAGCTACCAGCCTCCTGGGGTGGGTCATTCTTGCTGTCTCCAGCGACATTACCACGACGAATATCCTTCACAGACACGTTCTTAACATTGAAGCCAACATTGTCACCAGGTGTTGCTTCAGGAAGGGACTCGTGATGCATCTCAACAGATTTGACCTCAGTGGTCACATTGACTGGAGCAAAGGTCACGACCATGCCAGGCTTGAGGACACCAGTCTCAACACGGCCCACAGGTACAGTTCCAATGCCTGCATAGTGGGGGGGGAAAGGTGATGGCAAACACCTATTTGGTATATTAAAGTCAATGAAGTGCCTTCAACACTACAAACCTCCAATCTTGTAGACATCCTGCAGCGGCAGACGAAGTGGCTTGTCGGTGGGGCGGGAGGGGGGCAGGATGGCATCCAGGGCTTCAAGCAGAGTGGTCCCACTGGCATTGCCTTCCTTGCGCTCAACCTTCCATCCCTTGAACCAGCCCATCTAGAAAGGAAACAACTGTGAGGCACAGCTTGTGTACAAAGATGCGATTACCTGCTCAAGGTGAACACATGCAGTTTACTCACGTTTGAGCTGGGCTCCAACATGTTGTCTCCATGCCATCCAGAAATTGGGACAAAAGCAACACCTGCTGGATTGTAGCCAATCTTTTTG
Protein-coding sequences here:
- the LOC113578434 gene encoding elongation factor 1-alpha-like; the encoded protein is MGKEKIHINIVVIGHVDSGKSTTTGHLIYKCGGIDKRTIEKFEKEAAEMGKGSFKYAWVLDKLKAERERGITIDISLWKFETSKYYITIIDAPGHRDFIKNMITGTSQADCAVLIVAAGVGEFEAGISKNGQTREHALLAFTLGVKQLIVGVNKMDSTEPPYSQARFEEITKEVSAYIKKIGYNPAGVVFVPISGWHGDNMLEPSSNMTWFKGWKIERKEGAASGTTLLEALDSILPPSRPTDKPLRLPLQDVYKIGGIGTVPVGRVETGVLKPGMVVTFAPVNVTTEVKSVEMHHESLAEAVPGDNVGFNVKNVSVKEIRRGNVAGDSKNDPPQQADNFTAQVIILNHPGQISQGYAPVLDCHTAHIACKFSELKEKIDRRSGKKLEDNPKNLKSGDAAIVLMVPGKPMCVEMFSQYPPLGRFAVRDMRQTVAVGVIKAVDKKASTGGKVTKSAQKAAKTK
- the LOC113578433 gene encoding elongation factor 1-alpha, which produces MGKEKTHINIVVIGHVDSGKSTTTGHLIYKCGGIDKRTIEKFEKEAAEMGKGSFKYAWVLDKLKAERERGITIDIALWKFETSKYYITIIDAPGHRDFIKNMITGTSQADCAVLIVAGGVGEFEAGISKNGQTREHALLAFTLGVKQLIVGVNKMDSTEPPYSQARFEEITKEVSAYIKKIGYNPAGVAFVPISGWHGDNMLEPSSNMGWFKGWKVERKEGNASGTTLLEALDAILPPSRPTDKPLRLPLQDVYKIGGIGTVPVGRVETGVLKPGMVVTFAPVNVTTEVKSVEMHHESLPEATPGDNVGFNVKNVSVKDIRRGNVAGDSKNDPPQEAGSFIAQVIILNHPGQISQGYAPVLDCHTAHIACKFAELKEKIDRRSGKKLEDNPKNLKSGDAAIVEMIPGKPMCVESFSTYPPLGRFAVRDMRQTVAVGVIKSVEKKAAGAGKVTKSAQKAAKAK